GTCATTCAAACTTAATCAACAACCAGTTACGCGCCGGTCCGCGCGCGTCCCGCGGCTGTCCGTATCCGCTTCCATTCGTCCTGgtggcgcgcgcgtgtgtgggcGCGACGGAATATTGGCCGGGCGCTCTGTGACGAGAGCGTATTAATTATAACTCTGGTCAGAGGAACGTCAAGAGATGCTTTTGCAGATACCTACGATAAATTGTCGGTTTACCAGCAAATCTCATTTCCAAACCCCGCCATTTTTCCGCTCGTTTGTCCACGCCCATTGGCAGAGAACAACGCTACGCCGCGCTCCGCTAGCACCGCGGTATTCCCTTTCCTTTCTCGCTTATATACAGGTGTACACGTCGGACACTGGTGCGCGACTGTCGTGTGCACAAGAGTGCAATGACAGCGAAAGGGAGAACGCTTTTATCCAATAATAGGAATGTCGGCATTGGATATCTTGTCCGCGTTAACAGCGTTGCTCTTCCCCTCGTCAGCTTGACCGGACCGCAGAGACCGTGTCCGTCCTAACGGTGTTGCTAAGACGGCTAGTTTTCGAAAGAACCGAACCCTGAAAATCGTCATCGTATTCCGCGGAGAGTTCCGAGCCGAACAAACGCCAAGAAATCTCGATGACGGGTGTTCGAGTTTCGTAATGCGATCGAGCGTATGGAACGTCTAAGAATTTGACGAGATAATCGGTATCGATGGAAGATAACAGAGGTATACCGATCGTTTAACAAAAATTGCCCGAATTGACTCCATTGCCCAATttgttaaacattttctttaaaCGGCTCGATGTATTCTTTGCATCGTGACAAAATAGGAAATTCGTAAAGTTAATCGTTAAAAAGAGATATCGAGTGAACGAGAAACGAGCTTTGACCGAAATTCCTTCGCCATCGTTAACTAGTTTCCCTTCCGTGATTTTTAAacggaaaaaattaaattatacagcGACCTGGATCTCGCGGTTATTATAATTTTCTCAAGTTTTCTTGCAAGCGTTTTTGGGAATTTCGTACAATTTACTTTCAAACCGTATAGAAGGTATCTCGTTAATATATTTTAGAGAGTTTCTcaaactatttttaaatttcctgTATCCGAGTGTCTGATCCACTTTCTCCGATCCACTTTCCACTTAATTTGAAAAATCCTTCCCGATTACTTGACCAACATTTCCCCTATCCTTTTGACCAATATTACTCGACAAGCACACAAAACGCACAACCTTAAAACTGCTCCGATAAAACTACTCTGTAAGAGTGACAACAATTTCTTTAAATCTACAGACTAAAACTGCACTTTAGATACAGTGTAAAAGTGGAATCAAAGTAGTAAGTTACAGTAATACTAGCGATTTCGTATtcgtttcaaaaaattataacaagagcgtgttaaattttaaattgcgAATCACTGCGGATTAATCGATCGAATCTAGACTAGATGACAACGCAAAGAATATTAGTGCAAAACCTTCTATTCTTTCTTGCAATTGCCGACACattgataattttcaattttatatgcTACATAGAGATTGTGCCATCTAAGATGGTAGAAGCTGCTTTCTCCGAGACCGTTAAGGATATCCGTATACATTCTTCTGTCGCGTGTTATAGCTCGTTGGGGCCTTTCGCGCAACAGACAGGGGACTGATACTTATTTATCGGCATATTTCAGTTTACTAACCATCGTCCGATATCGATCATTGCCCGGGACCAATAGTTTTGGGCGGGTTGCCACTACATCGGTACCAGTGATTGATCAACAGCGTACCGGAGTTCGTAGGTACTCTAAGCGAGCACCGACCGTGGACAGCGCCGTTCTCTCATCGGTTTGATGTATCACGGATTGAgtataaaattttgcgcaccgtCTTGACAAAGGAATCCTCTTTCGATGAAATCTTATAGCAACGAGAAGACAATTGGCCGTAACACGCGTGCAGCAACGATAAAAAGTTCTTCTTGGTGGTCTAAATTCGACACAATACGAGTGCAAGTCCAATTGTATCGAAAATATTACCGGAAAAGATTCTTCGTCCTCGTACGATCTTTAGATCGAGATTCCCCGGCGAGACTTCGCTCCGCCATATTGGCACGTTTCTCACGCGTGACTTCTCCAAGGTGGATcaactcgggagagtttctcagGATAACTGAAACACTTTCTTCCCCGCTAAAAGTTGTGGTCGATGTTGCCTTAATTGGACGAATTCCTGTCGAACGGAACTCCgcgaaatcgttcgttcgtccgaACGCGGCAACGTTTCCCTCGCGGATCGCCAACGAAGTCGCATCCAAATTAGGCTGAAGTTACGTCGGACCGCGGCTCCGGCTGCGATCCATCTTCGATGCGGGGCTTCCTCGATTGTTATAAAACAATTGACCGGGGAGATTATCGCGACGCGGAGTGTCGTAAATACTTCAAGATCGATCGGAAATCGCAAATCCAgtttcaacgaacgatcgaggatGGAATGGGAATGGGCATCCATCAGCGGTAGCAATAGTAAAAGGGTGGCGCAAGTGCAACGGAAAAGGCAGCGGTGCCCGGAGCCAGCGAGATGATCGTTTCCGTAATAAAAATCGTCAACCAGATCGTAGCTCACGTACCGATACGGGCCTGCACCACTCCCTGTCGGCCAATCAGGGCCTCCCGTCGGCTTAATGTATTCAAATGTAAGCGGTAGCAGTGTTTATGTCTTGACATTGCAAATTGTGCCGGCTAGGCCATAACTTATAGTAATTGCCGCGCGCCGGAGTAATTATTTATACACGTGATATAGCGTATAGAGGCTCCACTCGCGGTTATTCCGCGCGGGTATCTGTATCTCGCTCGCTATAATTGTAAGCGTGAATATCGAAAAGGGGCTTATGGGCCGCGATATTAATCTCGGCGGTGCGCGCGGACGAATCGGCGACTTCGATGCCTCGCGCGAGAAACAAGACGGAATCCGTGCCGCGAGGAAAAACCACGTCGATCGAAGAACCATCGAAATACGTCGTTTGTTCGCTTCCGTGGCGTCGAACGCGaagattattgaaaaaaaatggcGTCATCGAATACCGTATCGAATTGAACGGCGATGCAACTGCACcgaatttcaatttcgacgCTTAACTCGGTCATGCTTACGATTTATTTCGTTATTATCATTGTCAACACTTCGGTGAAAACGTTGCTTTTTATTTTAGTAAACCGCGTACTTTGAATTTATCGATATCGGCAACAGTGTAATAATCATTATTTTCGACACGACAGCGCAATAAAATCGCAAACGTACAACGCGACAAATAACGATTGCGTTTCGCGACAAATGTGAAAAGTTCAAAGCCGAAAGCAACATAGTGATCCCGTTGATCGATCGAGATTTTTGGATACTTGTACTTATGtgttgttttaattttacggatgagtattttaaaaaagtattaCGGTTTGGATTATACCGTTCGCGATGGTAGATGGATACGGCGACGACTGGAACACTTATAGTCGAATAGTCGAATAGTTGGATTTATTCTTTAagaattattcgagtaaaaagTTAAGTATTGCCATCTTCTTCCATTATAATATAAGCAAAGAGTATTAATACtctgaattttttatttgaattcaAAGTGGCGATTGTCAAAAAATGTGTCGCTGATTGGGACATTTATCTTAATCGATTAGTTTGCAACGATtattaatcgatcgataaaactAATCGCAATAACCGTAATCGTTAAACGATTAATCGCCGagattaatttacaattataaaCTACGCGTAATCCACGATCCTGAATCAGTCGTTTGTAATCATTCGATAAAGTATTATTTTAGTTTTTCTCATCGAATCATAATCAAAAGTGTAATTATTTTATGATTAATGATCAATGAGTTAATTCTGCCTCATGCAGTTACATTTGCTTCGACTACTTGTATTATTCATTAACCACGATGACTCGGTAATCACAATAATTAAACATTGACTTGATTACGCGGTAATCGTAATCGTTAATCATTAATCAGATTACATTTTGCGCAACACTACCACATGGTATGAGTTGCACGATGCAAAATGGACTGTCGCGACAAGGACGATGCAATTAAAATTGTGgagatcgatcgtcgcgatagGTTAGGGAACTTTAGGAATTTCAGAAACGTAAATTATAAAGTATACAGGGCACGTCGTGCGATTGATGCGGGTCGTGTATCGAATTTTGTCGAACGTATTAAGAAAATGATACGGGAAAAAGATTAAAGATTTAACAAGCTCTGTATCCTTACCATCTTGCTATTTTCTCAAATATCGTTGCGCACCTGCAAAGTTCAATTACGTTTTCTTTCAAATAGAATTGTATACCTTGTTTCGGATAAATCGATTCTTCTTATCGTCGCGTGTACAAGTATTTATTACCCAACGATGCACGTACAAATGTTGAACGTTTTTCTCGAATCGTGaacatttttaaagaatttcaaacattttgcAAAGTATTCGACTGTCCGATAACTTTctttgataaaataatttttaaacgtaaAAGGAAGAGAAATATTGACTCgtcttttagaaaaatattgcgaaatgGAATGCTATTTGTTTTCTTCCTAcaccattccttttttttttttttgtttacatcaaaatcttcgatgAAACCGCATCCTGTGTACCAGTTTTCGAAATGTATTTCTCTCTGGAAGTTATCGTGCTCGAATTTTCCCAACGTCGGTAGAAATTTTCGTACGAAAGTTCAATTGTTCGTAAAATTGCGAATCAACAGCAACGAGAAAGACGAAAAAGCAGATCGAGTCGTAATCCTAAAGACACGCTAGCAGTTCGCCGAGAAATTTTGACACGGTCGAACGTCCTTGTTCCGGACGCTACTGTGCTGCCATCTCGCACGGCACGAGAGAACTTGCGCTCGTATAAAAAAATGCGtcaattcttttttcaaatatgGCTACATTTTCCAAATAAATCGAACGGAAAAATAACACCGTTCGTGGGAACCGGAGCTAGGAAATGTAGAGCTCGCGGGTATTCGTATTGCAGAACGCGTGTCTTTTGCCCCCGGGATAAACTGTACGCATGGTCTTCGTTTTGGGGTCGcgaatcgatatcgaaattaagaATTTTGGCAACCGGTGGCCAAGACGAATGTTTTCTCGACCAACGCTAAGAGCATTGAACAAATTTCACGGCGTCTGTCGATAAATCAGTTTAAGCAGTCGGCCGATGAGAAAGGGGGTGGTTTTGCGGTGTAACAGGTGGTTGAAATTCTCATTCGCCGCGTCTTTTTACTCCTTTATCAGCAAAAAGGGAAAGAATAAGTTCCAGTTTATGAATCGGAGCGCGTTTAACGCTTCTTAAAAGGATAAAGCCGCCCCGACGGCTTTTTTCCACAAGGGAAATTGCCGAGCCTTTTACGAGACCGCGGTACGTATCGATAAAGACCACGAGAGCCGagtatatttttccaaagatattTATAATTCGAGGGAAAAGATATTTAACGCGTTCCTTTCGTCTCGTCGACGCGAATACGGAAATGTTAAATGGAAAACGGGACGGCGAATTTTTGCTTCACTTTTATTTGGACGCTTTAATATTATCACAAACTGGCAATATCAACTTAACCTACGGTGACGACGCTCGGTCGTCCGACGAAAACATCGCGCATTCGCAAATTATTCAATGCAAGGTACAAATTAAATAAGATCGCCGGTTATTTACAAGATTATTCACAGGAAACTTATCGTACAAAATACCATTAAAGCTTGGAAGTCTTTAAATGCTAGGATACAGAGTTGTGGGTTCCCATTCTGAGGTTTATCCGCTTAACAGCTAATAGCTTCTCGTTCGATGTTTTCTTGCTGCGAATTGACGCTCCTAAACTCTAATCTTAATTAACTTACTAAACTTACTTACGAGGGACCtagtttaataataaatacaacaaACAACCCGTTATCGTTAACGTAATACACATGCATCGTagacgaaataaaagaaattacggTCGTCGCTGGGGAAAAAGTGAACagttatcgtttcgtttcttccccCAAGGCACTGCGTTTGCTCGATGTAAAGAGGACGAAGTTAACTATCGTTTATAGAAGACTATCGGTTCTCGTTGATCGGCATCTTAGAATATATCTCATGGTCAATACTATCCGACTCTACGAAATACTTATTTGTACTAAGCAATCTAGGACAATCCTTCGTCGCGCATCGTCTGCAACTTAAACAAAACAGTGGAGACCGTATCGAAATCACCAGGGTCTCCACATATCGCCGTTCACCCCCGAAGGGCCGGCCACCGCTACAAATTTCATAGGATTAGGATTAGAATTTCTATTAGTCGAGCAAGTCGCTCTTCCCGATAAATCCTCCACCAAAACCGCTCGATCGTCCTCGGACTTGGAGGCACCGTTAGAAGAATCCATGGGAACCGTCGAGCTGATCGGCTCCTGGTACCTGGGTCTTTTATCGGAGATTACCAAAAGTCCGCCCGAGTGGTGCCTCTTTATGCCATCCCTTCTGACCGCCAACGAACCGGCGCGATTGTAAGCCTTATCGGTGATGACCGAGAGAGGTTGTCGCAAATTCTGCGCCATCCCGTTGCTGTTCAGAGACTCGGACGTATCCGTGGTTTCCTTCTTCGGCGGGCAGTTGGTATCCGACTTGAGATCGGCGAAGATCGGTACCGGTGACTTGCTGTCGCTGGTCGAGCTGATCTGTGGCTTCTGTGTCTCCGGCGACGATGAGAAACTCTTCGAAGAGGCTGGACTCTGTTCGATCGGTTTGAACCGACGTGGCTGGTGATTCGGCGACGCAGCCTGCGGATAGTTCTCCGATTGGTGACTCTCCTCGCCGAAACTGGACGTGGAGGTCGTCGGGCTCAACAACGGGCTCTGGGGCCTGTGCACCGCGGTAAAAGCGGACGATCGTACGATTTTCGAAGTCGATTCCGGTGCCGGTGGAAAAAATGGAAAGTTTGCCGATATAGCCGCCGATGGGGGCACCAAAAGTGCCAGCTCTCCGGTCGGGAGTCTACTCGGTATCAATTGAACTCCGTTCGGTATCTGTATCCTGGCACTTCCATTATTATTCTCGTCGCCATTCTGGAAATCGCTCTGGAAACCGACCTTCACCTCCGGGTAGAGGCGTTCCGGCATGTAGGGCACGTAGTGGCTGTAGAACGGCGCCATTTGCTGGAGATTGCTAACGCAATTGTTCAAGTGTGATACCAGTCGTTGCTTCACAAGGGGGTCGACGTTCTCGAGGTGACTGACGTACCGCGATACTTCGGTAGCACATTCAGAAAATCCGGTACGGAATTTCGTTAGCACCGCCGGATCGGTAGCGACCGCCGTGCTTAATTGCTGCCGTTGCACCGTCTGTAAATGCTTCACCGTCATCTCGAGGATATCGGCCTTCTCGAGCTTCGAATGCCTAGTCGGCTGTAACGAAAAAGGGAAACATCGATCATTCACCGTCCGAGACGAAGATTATCGTTAATTGTTCCGATCTTAGATGCGCGGTTTCGCGATTCGGatttcgcttctttttttttctctctctttacgTTTGCGAAACAGTGTATCGAGTAAAAGTTGCAACATCGCGCGATCGGTAGCACAGGAAACTgtacgatcgacgatcggtacGAGGGCGTCTACTTTATCGGCCGATGGTcgcgtcgagaaacgaaacTACGAGGGCGGGAAAGGTCGTTTTCGACTTGTTCGGAGCTCAGTAATCGCCGCGTGCCCCGAGGATGCGGTTCTCGAGTGAACGTGAATACcggtcgttcgatcgagaaatcTGTGACGCCTCGGTAACGCCCACGTAATTGCCTCGATACGACCCGTTTCCTTAATAACAGAGTGGCAACTTCGGTAGCTAGTACGAGCAATTTCGTGGCCGACTGGCCTACGGCTACGGGCGTTACATTCTAGTGGAACTTTTTTTATCGATTTCCACGCGCAACTCGGCCGAGACTTTTTAGTTTCCAGCCGCGCGCAAATTGTTTCtctaacgaataacaagaaaccTCGGTAGAAACGAACGTCGATACGATTCGAAAACACGTTCGATACGATTTCTCGTTCAACTCGCGAGATTACCTTCGAGACGCGTTCAAGCTCCggaagggaagaaaaaaaagcgaATCTCATCGTGGGAACCCGTTAGATCTTCGAGAGGCGACCCGACACGTTTTTTCGGACTCGGTTGCAACGCTAGCCCTTTCTGTATTCTTCGGATTCCCCGCTAGCCTTTCAGGGATCGATAACTCAATACCGATGCAGTTCTACAACTTCGAAATCCTATTGTGCAGTTTCTATGCCTACGGTCCTCGTCCCTGGATCAGCCTGTTGCTCGCATTTTTATGGTAAACTAGCGGTCACCTTCGAAATAAGCGTGGGAGTCGAAGCGGAGATCGCTTACACGGCCCATTGAAGAAGCTCCTTCG
The Ptiloglossa arizonensis isolate GNS036 chromosome 12, iyPtiAriz1_principal, whole genome shotgun sequence DNA segment above includes these coding regions:
- the Dpn gene encoding bHLH protein deadpan; translation: MVDYYNYKMSGSEDEPESHMQSGMTKAELRRSNKPIMEKRRRARINQCLDELKSLILEAMKKDPTRHSKLEKADILEMTVKHLQTVQRQQLSTAVATDPAVLTKFRTGFSECATEVSRYVSHLENVDPLVKQRLVSHLNNCVSNLQQMAPFYSHYVPYMPERLYPEVKVGFQSDFQNGDENNNGSARIQIPNGVQLIPSRLPTGELALLVPPSAAISANFPFFPPAPESTSKIVRSSAFTAVHRPQSPLLSPTTSTSSFGEESHQSENYPQAASPNHQPRRFKPIEQSPASSKSFSSSPETQKPQISSTSDSKSPVPIFADLKSDTNCPPKKETTDTSESLNSNGMAQNLRQPLSVITDKAYNRAGSLAVRRDGIKRHHSGGLLVISDKRPRYQEPISSTVPMDSSNGASKSEDDRAVLVEDLSGRATCSTNRNSNPNPMKFVAVAGPSGVNGDMWRPW